The sequence below is a genomic window from Verrucomicrobiota bacterium.
CCTCATCGAGCCGGATGATCTTCTCGTTCCCAGAAGCCTTCGCTTCCTCTTCTGTCTCTTTCTCGCTCATTGTCTTGGTTCCTTATCTGAACCTTCCTGAGCACCTCCAAATCAAAAGTGCGAAAAATATCCTACGTTATCTAATAGAGCTGGCTGGATGAAATAATCACAGTGGTTTATTTTCGAAAGGCCCGGCTTGCGAGACGCTGCGCCCTACCATGAGGATCTACGTTCACAAGGCCAACTTGAGTTAGGTCTTATGGGCGGGGCGTAGTCTGTGACAAGTCGCGCAGGGTGAAACTAAATCGAGGTTTGATTTTCAACATCCCGAATCCCCGCAACCCATTTGACGAAGCTCATGCCAGGTGAGTTCCGAGGCCACGCTATCGCACACCGCTCCTGCCTCCTGTCTTCCGAAACTCCCATATCTCGCTCCCGTTCAAACTTCACCCTTCTCCGTTTCACCCTTCAAACTTCCCTCTTCTCCCTCTCCGCGCCTCTGCCTGAGAATCGGCGTTTGACTCCATGCGGTGGTGGTTCATCGATGGAGTCGTGTGTCGATCTTCTCAACGAAACGGAGCCTTTTGTTGGAAAGCGTTATTCGTTGGTTTCGGGTTGTCGGTATCCGTAGGAGTCGTCGCGATCCCACTGGAGTTGTCCGACGGAGAAAATGATCCAAATTTCGACTGGATTGAACTCACCTCGGGAGAGTGGCTGAAGGGTGAGTTTCGCTCCATGTATGATGACACAGTCGACTTTGACAGCGATGTGCTTGGATTGCTGGAAATCGACTGGGAGGATGTCGCTGCGGTTTATTTCCAGGAGCCCACCGGAGTCCGGTTGGGCAGAAGGACGGTCACCGCCACCCGGCTCACAGTGAAAGACGGATTAGTTTCACTTTCCAAGGATCCTGCCGATGGCAGTTCGGCGAAGGTAAGTGAAGTGATTGCCATAGCTCGAGATACCCGGTCGGAATGGGACCGATGGAGCATTGTCGGGAAGGTAGGCCTGGACTTTCAGCGCGGAAACACCGATGAGACGCGACTCACCTCCACCCTGAATGTGGAACGCCGATCGTCCTCGACTCGGGTGCTCCTCTCGTATTTGGGGAACTCGAGCGAAACTTCGGGGATCACCACGACCAACTCGCATCGAGCCAACGGCACATTCGACTATTTCTTTGATGATCGAATTTACCTCCGTCCACTGGGACTGGAGTATTTTCGGGATCCATTTCAAAACATAGGAGCACAATTCACCATTGGGGCCGGGTATGGTTATCGGATCTTCGAAACAGGTCCGACCGATT
It includes:
- a CDS encoding DUF481 domain-containing protein, coding for MRWWFIDGVVCRSSQRNGAFCWKALFVGFGLSVSVGVVAIPLELSDGENDPNFDWIELTSGEWLKGEFRSMYDDTVDFDSDVLGLLEIDWEDVAAVYFQEPTGVRLGRRTVTATRLTVKDGLVSLSKDPADGSSAKVSEVIAIARDTRSEWDRWSIVGKVGLDFQRGNTDETRLTSTLNVERRSSSTRVLLSYLGNSSETSGITTTNSHRANGTFDYFFDDRIYLRPLGLEYFRDPFQNIGAQFTIGAGYGYRIFETGPTDWEILIGPAYRETRFSTVQAGESNRTGSGAGILQTVFETDLTEDLDLNLLYRLVLTNKRSGLLTQHFVGSLDYELTEILDLFIMLQFDRIEEPTTQEDGTTPEKDDVTLSVGFGLDL